The following nucleotide sequence is from Lacinutrix sp. Hel_I_90.
GCGGCCGCGCTTTAACTATGAATAACTTTATTGAGGATTTTTACAACCCATCCAGTAAAATAGATTTTATAAAGTTCTATGAATCTGAACTAAAAAACCAATTAGATCAAAATATTATAAAACACACAACCTGGAGACAACAAAACGCCACGTTGCAAAAGTTAAAAGGTTTTAGATCGAGTATTCTATTTTGTGAAGTGACAGAAGATTTAATAAACCAATTTAAAGCGCATTTAAGAACAAAACTAAAAAACCAACCCAATACTGTATACACCGCTTTAAAAAACGTAAAAAAATACCTGCATATAGCCAATAAAAAGCGAATAGTCACACCAATAAGTTTTGAAGATATAAAAGTAAAAACTATTAAAGGAAACAGGACTTTTTTAACCAGCAAAGAGTTAAACAAACTGTTTGACTTTTATAACAGTGACTTTTTGTGTGACGCCTATAAATTTGTACTAAAGAAATTCCTCTTTTCTTGTTTCACCGGGTTACGAATTAGTGATGTACAAAAAATAAGCGAAAACAATTTTTTAGAAAACCACGTTATTTTTTCGAGTGAAAAAACTAATAAGCTCCAGCGTATAAAATTGAATGAAACCGCAAAGCGATTTGTTAACCAAAACGGCAAAACGTTTGATGACGATTTTACAGATCAAACGATTAATGATTACCTGAAGGAAATTTGTAAAATTTGCGGAATTACAAAAAAAGTATCATTTCATGTTGCCAGGCATACTTTTGCAACCCAATTTTTAATTGCTGGTGGAAAAATAGAAATACTTCAGAAGATTTTAGGACATAGTAAAATTGAAACGACAATGGTTTACGTTCACATTGTAGATGAAATTATGAACGATCAAATTTCTAACATGGATTCAATTTTGAATAGACATTCGGTTTTGTGATTTTTTAACGAGATTTTTATTTTTTTTATTTTCTACGCTTTAGGTTTCCTAATTTTCTGTAACGCTGTAACAATAATGATTACAAGTAGTTTAAAATACTGTATTACAGATACTTAATAGTGTTACAGTTTTTGTTACAGTTCTGTTACAGTTTTTTAAAATAGTGTTACAGTTTTTTTAAAGCTTACATTTTAAGCCTTTTTTGGTTGTTTTTTGTAAAAGAGGGAATTATGCCATAAAATTTTAGTGTTTTTTATCGATGTTTTTTACACAAAAAAACAAGCTAGGAATTACTGTGATGGCTGGAGCAGATTACGCGATTACTGGTTTTACTTCAACAATAATAGAACAATACGAGAAAAAGTACAACTAAATAAAAAGCCACTCTGAATTGAGTGGCTTTTTCGTTTAATAGCTTTCTATAGTGAATGATCTATTTTGAGGTGGTTCGGTTACCAAATCTGGTAAAGATTCATTGACAAGTGTTTTGCTATACATATTGTACTTTGTACCTACCGTTTGTTGGTTTCCTCTATTTTTCATAATCTCTGTATAGTTGTTTACAAAGGTATTATCTGCCTTGTATGCTTTTAATCTTACTGGTGGATCAAACGAAGCTTGACTACCTCCTTTTGCCTTACCGTCTGTTGTTTCTTGGGCAATCACTATCCAGATTGTCTCTGGGTATTCTGCTCTTAAATCGTCTAACTGGCTCATTGGCGTTTTTAGCTTTTGCCAACTGTCTATAACAACAAAATCGAATGCATTTGCAACATCTTTAACGCTTTGTAAACCGTTTTCGGCTTCGCTGGTAAATGCAATTTTATCTAAATTTTCTGGTGGTATGTTGCGGTCTAAACTTTCTTGTGTGTCTTTGCTACGCAAACCGCCTTGCTCAATATCAAAAAAACCACCTCTAAAACCTGCATTTATAAATGCGTTGGTTAATTGTTTAACAAGTTCACTTTTTCCTGCACCGCTTTCACCATGAACCAGAAACATTAGCTTATAACGTTGCTGTTTACCTAGCCACTTCCCTATTTCTCCTGGTAAATAGAATAGGCCTGGTAAATCACTTTCATCTGGTTTTTCGCTGGCCAAGGTAAAGCCTTTTGGTAATTTACTGTCGATAGCTTTTTTAACCATTTTTGAAACTACTGGATCAATGGCGCTAACTAGTTTTGGTTTGGGTTGCTCTATAGTTGGTTGAGATATTGGTAAAGGTAAAGCAGCTACCGGCGCACCTTGAAAAACCCCTTTTTCAAAATCATTGTGCGCCTGCGCTTGCTTTTCAATTATTGTTGATGGCGTATAAGGCTCTGGTGTGTATTGTGATACAGCAAAGTTTAATCCCTTTTGTTTAGCTCCTAAAAGTGCTAATTGCGTTCCTTCTTTTGGCTTTGTTTCTTTTACTTTGATTACCTTTTTTAAGTATTTGGCTTTTCCTTCCTTGTCTCGTTGAAGTATATAATCTGCCGCAGCTTGTGCTTTTGTAGAAGCTTTAAAAATGAATCGATTATCTTTTTTTAAGCGTTTTAAAAGCGATTTTCTCCAACTTTTAATGTAAGCGGCGTTGTTTCTCAAAGTATAGTGTAAAATTCCAGCTTCTGCGCTTAAAAATGACGCTCCAATTTCTGCCACCAACTCTTCAAAAGCATACTTTTTATCACCAAATTTTTTACCAAATTCTCTTTTAAGTCTTTTATAACTTCCTGTAGAGTGAATGTATTCGTGAAATAATGTCGTGTAATACGCCTGGGCGTTTTTAAAATTATTTCGGTTTGGCATGGAAACAATATCTTCAGACTCTCTAAAATACGCGTCGTTGCCTCTAATAATCAAAGTAGGTGCTTTTTCTGGATAGTTATCAATAATAGCTTCAGCATTTTCAATTTCTTCACTGGCCGGCCATTCCTTTCCTTCAATTTTACCAGATAGTTTAAAATTATCTAAATCAAAATCGATACCCTCAATATCTCTTCCATTAAAAACATTGTAATACTTTAGAATAGGTATAATTGATTGTTGGGTTATTTCTTCTGCAGAAAACTGCTTTAACAAACTTATTTGAATTGATTTAGATTTCAACCAACGAATCATCTTTTTAGGATCGTAAGTAGAAAACTCTAATTTTGGTTCTGCTTGCTGGTACCTATATAATTTTGTGTAATACACTACCTTAAAGCCTTCAGCTCCTTTCTTGATTTTCCCTTTATATTTGGTTATTTGATTAAAAGTAAGATAATAAGGGTTGTCTAGCAATGGTTGTGAAGGATCGTAAATGTATAAAGAGCTTAGATTTAAGGCGTTTATTGATCTGTAAGGCTTTTTTGTGTCGAAATTGTAGGCATACAAATAACCGCTTTTATTAGGTTGCCACATCTTTTCATAATTGATCTCTTTTTCTAAAAGTTCAATTATTTTATTTGTAATCATGTTGTAAATATCTTCTGGAGATACTGGTTTACCCAACCCTTCAATTTCGTAATCTTCTAAATTATTTTCATATTCTATATAATTTAGTTCGGAAAACTTATTTATTGGAAATTCTTTCTGTTGAATTAAAACATTTAATTCTGATGCAGAAGGAAATAAACAAAGCGCATTTTGTAATTTATTTACAATATGATTTTGCTCCTCTGATTTTGCCAAATCAATTATATTTTGCAATTCATTTCTCTGAATTATACCGTTTAACGCATTGAATTTTTCGACTGATTTCATATTTTATACTACAAATGGTTTTCCGAAAATTTCTAAGTGGGCCCTGGTAATTAAATCTTCTTTTTTTATGGTGAAAAGATTAATAAATAAACCACCAATATTAGATGTGTCTATAAAAATTTCAACATTTGGTATTAGTGTTGCATTATTAGCTAACAAACTGATGTTGTTTAACTCCTTTTGGGCTTCCGCTATTTGATACCCACTAACTGTAAATACTTGAACTTTTTTAAGGCTTAAAAGCGTTCCTGTAGATAACTCAAAGTTGATATTGCTATTGTTTTTTAATAAAATATCTACGTTAATTACAACGCCACCGTTTTTAAAATCAACTTTATTAATACGATCAATACCAAAGGTTAGTTTTTCAGCAATAGCCTTTACATCTTGTACCTTTTTGCGTGCAAATATCAAGCTTGTAATAGAAGCTACTGCAACACCTGTTAAAATCTTCCCTACTAAATTCATAATTTAAGCATTATAACTCACTAAACTAATAGCGTAGTCGTTTATTAATTGTGCCTTGTC
It contains:
- a CDS encoding site-specific integrase, yielding MRIENTLLHYPINYPKNMTGTFTHKLIQKKTSIKKDGTAALYIQVFINSERKQLPLKIYVKPCEFDYKNQAVKGSATNAKDYNLIIGQNLAAINEIKISYRLSGRALTMNNFIEDFYNPSSKIDFIKFYESELKNQLDQNIIKHTTWRQQNATLQKLKGFRSSILFCEVTEDLINQFKAHLRTKLKNQPNTVYTALKNVKKYLHIANKKRIVTPISFEDIKVKTIKGNRTFLTSKELNKLFDFYNSDFLCDAYKFVLKKFLFSCFTGLRISDVQKISENNFLENHVIFSSEKTNKLQRIKLNETAKRFVNQNGKTFDDDFTDQTINDYLKEICKICGITKKVSFHVARHTFATQFLIAGGKIEILQKILGHSKIETTMVYVHIVDEIMNDQISNMDSILNRHSVL
- a CDS encoding zincin-like metallopeptidase domain-containing protein, with translation MKSVEKFNALNGIIQRNELQNIIDLAKSEEQNHIVNKLQNALCLFPSASELNVLIQQKEFPINKFSELNYIEYENNLEDYEIEGLGKPVSPEDIYNMITNKIIELLEKEINYEKMWQPNKSGYLYAYNFDTKKPYRSINALNLSSLYIYDPSQPLLDNPYYLTFNQITKYKGKIKKGAEGFKVVYYTKLYRYQQAEPKLEFSTYDPKKMIRWLKSKSIQISLLKQFSAEEITQQSIIPILKYYNVFNGRDIEGIDFDLDNFKLSGKIEGKEWPASEEIENAEAIIDNYPEKAPTLIIRGNDAYFRESEDIVSMPNRNNFKNAQAYYTTLFHEYIHSTGSYKRLKREFGKKFGDKKYAFEELVAEIGASFLSAEAGILHYTLRNNAAYIKSWRKSLLKRLKKDNRFIFKASTKAQAAADYILQRDKEGKAKYLKKVIKVKETKPKEGTQLALLGAKQKGLNFAVSQYTPEPYTPSTIIEKQAQAHNDFEKGVFQGAPVAALPLPISQPTIEQPKPKLVSAIDPVVSKMVKKAIDSKLPKGFTLASEKPDESDLPGLFYLPGEIGKWLGKQQRYKLMFLVHGESGAGKSELVKQLTNAFINAGFRGGFFDIEQGGLRSKDTQESLDRNIPPENLDKIAFTSEAENGLQSVKDVANAFDFVVIDSWQKLKTPMSQLDDLRAEYPETIWIVIAQETTDGKAKGGSQASFDPPVRLKAYKADNTFVNNYTEIMKNRGNQQTVGTKYNMYSKTLVNESLPDLVTEPPQNRSFTIESY